CGGGGAGGCTCAGTTGTTTCACGGCAGTGTGGGCGGTGTCGAAGCGCTGAAGACACCGCCGACCCTGATGACGCTCGCCCACGCTACGCGAAGGCAGCGCGGACTCGGTGACTTCTGGCAGCACTGCCTGGTCGCCGAAGGTGCGGGTGAAATCGCAGTCGACCCGATCGTCGCGCCCTGGGATATCGCACCGCTGATGATCCTGGTCGAAGAGGCGGGCGGACGTGCAACTTCACTGAGCGGGGAGCGTTCAATCTACGCAGGCAGTTTTGTCAGCGGCAATTCGGCCTTGCACGGGGAAGCTCTGCGAATCCTGGCCGGGGAGTAGTGCGTTCTAGCGACCGCGGCGGCGACCGCTGCGTTCGGCCTGTTCCGAGTTCAAGACAGTGGCGCGTTCGATGTCTTCGATGCGCAGTCGAAAGCCCGTCGAGTCGCAGACCGCGTAGCGTTCGGGCTGAGAGGAACGCACGACCGTGTAGCGCAGCACGTCTCCGTCGCACGCGAGAACCTTTGCCACCAGGACCTCACCTTCACAGGTGTGCAATCGGACCGGTTTCCCTGTCTTTACAGCTGTGTCGATTTCTGAATGCGCGCTCATTTTCACCCGCTCGCTTCCTGCTTTCTCTTCGCTTCCCGCTCTTTCTTCGAATGGGGTGGGGCTTCCAGCGATCCATACTGATGATCCGTAAAGATGAACCATGCTGATGAGTGGGAAAATTCCCGATATAGATAAGCGCCCGGCCCTGCTGATCAGATACCATTTCCTGTGATGGATTCACTCATGCGCATCACATACTGCCTGTTTCTTGCCTATTTCGTGGCCTTTACCGCCAAGGCGGTAGAACTGCCACCAGAAGGAGCCTGTCCGCCACACACGCTTTCGAATTCCTCGCAAGAAGATTCCCTCCCAGAGGACGCCGTGCCTTCCCGGATCCATCCCGGACAGATCCTCGACCTGGAAAAGCTGGCGCCTCTGTCCGATTTCCTGCCGCCCGAAGTCTGGGAGCGACGCCAGAGCTTCTTCTTCGAGGGGCAGATGATGCAGATCGGTCCCTGCTATCGCCGTTATCCGGTGGCGCCCTATTTCGAAGCCGCCACCGCAGAGCACGCCGGAAAAGCAACACTCAACGAGGACTTCGACCTGATCGACTACAGCGGAACGGGACTGCCGTTTCCAATCGAGTCGATTCCCGACGAAGCCGCCGACGCCGCGCTCAAGTGGGCCTGGAACTTCCGCTACCGCTACCAGGGCGCTGGCTTCCGCGGGCGCTTCCGTCTACGCGATGTGATGAATCGCGGTCACAAGGTCGAGCGCTTTGAAGGCCGCTTCTTTTTCCTTCCATTGCACGGTTATCCCGGAGTGGAGAGCCGCGATGAACGCAATCGTTTCGTGGCGGGTGGCCAGTTCACAAAGCCAACGATTTCGCGTGGTCTCAGCTGGAGGCAGTTTCGGCGCGCGAGTGTAGATCAGGACTACTCCGAGACCGATGACGTATTCGTCTACATTCCGAGTTCCCGTAAAGTGCGCAGAGCACCGCCCCAGAATGCAGAAGGCGTCTACCTGCCTTCGTACACACGCGCGAACACCATCGATGCCTCGAGCGTGACCCTGCCCGACGGAACGAATATTTCCGACGTGACCTTGACTGCGGCGGAACCTGTGCGCAAGGGCTTTGTGGGTCTCATGATCCGTCCCAACGCCTATCGTTTCGAGGCGCTTGGCGTGAAGGACGTTCTCGCGCCGATCAATACGAACAATCCCGGCTATCCGACGGTAGACGAACGCAGCTACGGTCCCAGCGGTCTGTCGGTTGCCAGCGATCGCTGGGAACTGCGCCGCGCTGTCGTGCTCAGCGGTGTGCGCAAGGTACGCGAGGGCAATATCGCGCGGATCACTCTGTACGCCGATGCTCAGACGCTGGCACCTCTGTATCTGATCGCGCGACGATCGAATGGAAGCATCGCAGAGGTGGGAATTTTCGTCGGTCGCTATAGTTCAGAGGATCCCATGGCGACTGAGTGGCAGGGAAACCAGGCAAACTACGGTCTGATACTGTCGGTCGCCGAGACGTTCCTCGTCTCGGGTTCAGGCGGTTGGGTGCGCGAGTCGTTCGAATTGAAAGCGCATCCACCGAGTTCGGAAGAGGCGAGCCGCTTCCAGACGACCCGGCGTTTGCAACTCAAGGGACGCTGAGGCGCGCTCAGCCAAACAGCGCGAACAACTCCTCGAAAGCCTTCATCTGGTTGCCTGCGGCCGACGACGGTACGAGGATCGGCGTGCGTATGCCCGCTTCGTACCAGGCTTCCAGGCCCTCGATGATGCTCGACGGAGGTCCGTAGAGAGTGGTGTCCGACAGCCAACGATCGCTCATCAGTTCGGGAATCTTGTCGCGCTCACCGGCAGAGATCGCCTGCTCGATGGCTTCCATTTCCTCGACGTAACCGGCTTCCTTCCAGTAGGCCCGGTAGTTGGGCATCGTGACGTAGCCGCTCAAGGTGCGACGATTGACGGCTGCTGCAGCTGCCACGTCCTCAGAGATGCAGGTGGGAATCATGTCTCCGATGAAGAAATCCGGATTTGCGCGTTGCGAATCAGAAAGCGCGGCGAGCGAATTGGGAACGTGTGAACGGGCGCAGTTCGCGAATACCAATCCGTCGCCGATTTCACCCGACATGGCGACCATGCGCTTGCGCAAGCCCGCGAGCACGATTGGCGGAAGCTCACCCACGCGCGGAATTCCGCGAAGCTTCTCGACGAACTCGCGCATGTCCGAGAGCGGGGGCCCGGCTTTTACTCCCAGGCGGTCCAGCATTGGACCGTGACTGACTCCGATACCGAAGCGAAAGCGGCCGCCTGAAAGTTCCTGGATCAGCGCGGCCGTCGAGGCGTACTCGGAAACGTGTCGCAGATAGATATTGACGATGCTCGTTCCGAAGGGGATGCGTTCGGTGACCATCGCGATCGCCTCGCATAGGCCGAGTCCATCGCCGAAGCTCGGACAGTAGATGCCGGCGAAGCCTCGTCGCTCGATTTCCCGAGCCAGATCCAGAGTCGCGGCGCGGCGACCGGGGACGGCGGCAAGACTGAGGGCGGGAAGCGGAACCGATGGCATGAGATTCTCCTGACAACGATGAGGAGCGCATTCTAGCCTGAATGAGCCATGGACTTCCGGGACAGGGCTAGGGAACCTCTGCACAGGGAGGCTGCGGCTGCGAAGCGCGATGCAGCGCAGGCGGCGACTCCCGCTTCTCGCTCGAATCCTCCCTGTGCAGAGATTCCCTAGAGGCTGTCTGCTAGTCGGGCTGACTCAACATCACGCAGTCTTTGCCCGCGCTTTTCGCCTCGTACAGGGCTTTGTCAGCGTCGTTGAACAGCGTCTGGGTATCGCTGCGGAACATGGCTACACCCACGGAGATGGTCACACTCACCTCGACCAGGCCCTCTTCGTCAGTCTCGTAACGGTAGTCGGCACCCGATACGGCGAGTCTGAGCTTCTCAGCGACTCGTGCCGCACCCTCGAGGGAACTCTGGCTACTGACCAGAGCGAACTCCTCGCCTCCGTAGCGTGCGAGCAGGTCGTTCTCGCGTACGGCTTCTGCCATGACTCTTGCGGCGCGGTTCAGGATCATGTCGCCTGCGGCATGGCCGTAGCGATCGTTGAGCTTCTTGAAGTCATCTAGATCGACGAGAATCAGCGATAGTCCCGTTCCCGTGCGTCTGGCCGCGGAAATCTCCCGGCCCAGGTGTTCGTGGAAATGGCGATGGTTGTAAAGCTGCGTCAACCCATCGGTGATCGAGAGCTGTTCCATCTGCTCGGCACTGCGATGCAGTTCTTCGTTGCGTGCGCGCAGGCGGGCTTTGGCGGCTTCGACCTTCTCCCGCCCTTTCCGAAGCTCGCGCCTGTTCGTCTTCAATCGATCCGCCATCTGGTTGAAGGCATCGACCAACGTCGAGATTTCTCTGTCGGCTCTTGGCACCGAGATCGCGGGCGTGATATCGCCCTGCGCGATCGCGTGGGCCGCCGCAGATAGAGCCTGCAAGGGCGCCACTAGAGAGCGAACGAAGCGCACGGCGATCGCGCAGCCAACAGCGGCGACCAGAAGATGGAAGAGCGCCAGTCGCCAGAATACGCTGGACACCGGAGCGAATACCGGGCTGGAAGCCTTTTCGACTGCCAGGGTCCAGGCGATGCGCGGAATGCGGACGGCTACACCGAGCATCTCGCGACCTTGTGGATTGCGCCATTTGTAAACCCGTGGTGCTTCGCCTGACTCGGCTCCCTTCTCGAGCTCTTTTGGCCGCTCGCCCAGCGCGTCTGCTTCTGGGGTCGTGCCGCCGGCCGTTCCCATCAGGATTCGACCCGACGCATCGACCAGGCTCAAACTCCCGCCGTTGTCTGCATGCTCTGTGCGCAAGAATTCCTCGAGGCGATCCAGAAGTACCAGCCCGCCGATCCAGCCGCGTTCTCCATTTTCTTCACTGGGCAGGGAGGCCCAGAAGATCTGCGCGAGTCCGGCCGGGGTTTCGATGACCCCGCCCGTCTTTGAACCAGCTGGTTTCTCGTCCGCCGGTTGGAATGCCGTGCTGACTCCGCCGCGGGCGGTCACCTGTCCGCGGGCATCGACGAGCATCAGGCTGTTGAAGTCCGGCGAACCGGCGGCAAGCTGGTGCAGAGCCTCGCCGGGTGCGGTCGCGCGGGTCAGGTGCGGGTCGCGACGCAGGGCCAATATCTCGAGTTCCCGAGCCAGGAACCAGTGCTCGACCAGGCTGGCGGCGTGCTCGATACCGGCACCCAACTCGAATTCGACCTGCTGTTTCAAGATCGATCGGGTGGCTTCGAGCGATGACCCGAGCATGAAGCAGGCAGATATGAAGCTCATCGCCAGTACCAGTGCGCTGATTCTGGCCGCCAGGGAGAGCCTTTTTGTGTACGAAGTGAGCACTCCATGTCCCTCTGCCGGAGTCGAATCGGCGCGTCCAATCCCTCTTTCGTCATCGGAAGCTGATCGGAGCGGATTGACCACGCACGGCGCCAAATGCGCACTTTGGCCACAGGCGTTCCGGTTCTGGGTCGGGCCTTTAGGGGCTGGAATTGCGCGCAAGATGCCACTCGTCGAAGAGTTATTGTGCGATGCCACCGCAATCCATCGCGATCCATCGCGATGGAGAGAAAGGGGGGTTTTCAACCCACAGTGAGCAAACTGCTTCCTCCTGATAAGTCCCTGAAAAAGCAGGCGGGCAGGGCATGAGAGTCCCAAGACGGCCCGAATCGTGTAAAGTAGGACGGCAGTATGTCCGGGCTTTTCCCCCGGTCACAGGGTTTTTCCGCTGTTTCGAGAACAGCATTTTCGAAGAAGTTTCAGCTTTTTGATTCTGACCAGGTAGATCTTGGCATCCTGCTTGCGAATGAGAATCTCGCTGCGTTGTAGTGCGGAGTTGAGTGACAGTGGACAGAACGAGAATTGGAATACTGGGAGGTGGAATCGCCGGACTGACGTCCGCGTACTACCTGGCCCGTTCTGGGTTCAAACCCGTGGTCATGGAGCCATCCTCCGACCTGGGAGGGCTGCGTCCGCAGATTGATCACGAGGGTGTGCTGGTTGACCGCACACCGCATTCCATTCTCAATACCGACACGGCGGTCTGCGGACTGCTCGCCGAGCTCGGCGCGATCGGTCGGTTGACCTGGCGACCTACAAAGACCGGTGTCCTGGTCGGTTGCCAGGCCTGGGAGGCGAAGTCGCCTCTGGACGTGATACGCGCCACTTCGATGCCCCTGACGCAACGCGCGCGCCTGACCGCCGGTTTGCTTTACGCGACCCGCCTACAGGGCTACACGCTTCACCTGAGCAATATTCCCGCCGCCCAATGGTTGCCGCGGATTTTCGGCCAGCACGCATTCGACGATCTCTGGGCTCCCTATCTGCAGAGACGTTACGGCGAGTATGCCGATCGGGTTCCGGCCTATCAGATCTGGCA
This genomic interval from bacterium contains the following:
- a CDS encoding DUF1329 domain-containing protein, which gives rise to MRITYCLFLAYFVAFTAKAVELPPEGACPPHTLSNSSQEDSLPEDAVPSRIHPGQILDLEKLAPLSDFLPPEVWERRQSFFFEGQMMQIGPCYRRYPVAPYFEAATAEHAGKATLNEDFDLIDYSGTGLPFPIESIPDEAADAALKWAWNFRYRYQGAGFRGRFRLRDVMNRGHKVERFEGRFFFLPLHGYPGVESRDERNRFVAGGQFTKPTISRGLSWRQFRRASVDQDYSETDDVFVYIPSSRKVRRAPPQNAEGVYLPSYTRANTIDASSVTLPDGTNISDVTLTAAEPVRKGFVGLMIRPNAYRFEALGVKDVLAPINTNNPGYPTVDERSYGPSGLSVASDRWELRRAVVLSGVRKVREGNIARITLYADAQTLAPLYLIARRSNGSIAEVGIFVGRYSSEDPMATEWQGNQANYGLILSVAETFLVSGSGGWVRESFELKAHPPSSEEASRFQTTRRLQLKGR
- a CDS encoding LLM class flavin-dependent oxidoreductase translates to MPSVPLPALSLAAVPGRRAATLDLAREIERRGFAGIYCPSFGDGLGLCEAIAMVTERIPFGTSIVNIYLRHVSEYASTAALIQELSGGRFRFGIGVSHGPMLDRLGVKAGPPLSDMREFVEKLRGIPRVGELPPIVLAGLRKRMVAMSGEIGDGLVFANCARSHVPNSLAALSDSQRANPDFFIGDMIPTCISEDVAAAAAVNRRTLSGYVTMPNYRAYWKEAGYVEEMEAIEQAISAGERDKIPELMSDRWLSDTTLYGPPSSIIEGLEAWYEAGIRTPILVPSSAAGNQMKAFEELFALFG
- a CDS encoding diguanylate cyclase, which codes for MLTSYTKRLSLAARISALVLAMSFISACFMLGSSLEATRSILKQQVEFELGAGIEHAASLVEHWFLARELEILALRRDPHLTRATAPGEALHQLAAGSPDFNSLMLVDARGQVTARGGVSTAFQPADEKPAGSKTGGVIETPAGLAQIFWASLPSEENGERGWIGGLVLLDRLEEFLRTEHADNGGSLSLVDASGRILMGTAGGTTPEADALGERPKELEKGAESGEAPRVYKWRNPQGREMLGVAVRIPRIAWTLAVEKASSPVFAPVSSVFWRLALFHLLVAAVGCAIAVRFVRSLVAPLQALSAAAHAIAQGDITPAISVPRADREISTLVDAFNQMADRLKTNRRELRKGREKVEAAKARLRARNEELHRSAEQMEQLSITDGLTQLYNHRHFHEHLGREISAARRTGTGLSLILVDLDDFKKLNDRYGHAAGDMILNRAARVMAEAVRENDLLARYGGEEFALVSSQSSLEGAARVAEKLRLAVSGADYRYETDEEGLVEVSVTISVGVAMFRSDTQTLFNDADKALYEAKSAGKDCVMLSQPD